A section of the Pseudorasbora parva isolate DD20220531a chromosome 2, ASM2467924v1, whole genome shotgun sequence genome encodes:
- the wu:fb97g03 gene encoding uncharacterized protein wu:fb97g03 isoform X2: protein MADKQNGDEARLPNCEDAATCDDNENTSQGKLVTPSGVPGLYVPDKAAAPNNLITEVSVPLSGESTPCDGGVEVMPQDSTRATTAPESNGCKAATLKSGEKRERESDSDNASEIPVKRRLTLSEDTEEETVQDYDARCAELWIDAEIAACEAYEFSQVNRPRQVPRDPRRNKSSPAQPVTQRTDDAKTAITACFQEFIKVFRQTEVLRRADFSGMINAVRGMRRDFTALSNEIHNIRAEQRQTLDVLSLMAERMNVIQMYVTDMHKND from the exons ATGGCGGACAAACAAAACG GTGATGAAGCTCGTCTTCCAAACTGCGAAGACGCTGCAACTTGTG ATGACAATGAGAACACATCTCAAGGTAAGCTTGTTACACCATCAGGTGTCCCTGGGTTGTATGTACCTGATAAAGCAGCAGCCCCGAATAACCTCATAACCGAGGTATCGGTACCTTTGAGTGGTGAGTCCACACCTTGTGACGGAGGTGTTGAAGTAATGCCACAGGATTCTACACGGGCTACAACTGCTCCTGAGTCCAATGGATGCAAAGCGGCCACTTTGAAATCTGGGGAAAAACGGGAGAGGGAGTCGGACTCGGACAACGCTTCTGAGATTCCGGTCAAACGCCGTTTGACACTATCAGAGGACACAGAGGAAGAAA CTGTTCAAGACTACGATGCGAGATGTGCCGAGCTATGGATCGATGCTGAAATAGCAGCGTGTGAAGCGTACGAATTCTCTCAAGTCAACAGACCCCGACAGGTGCCCAGGGACCCAAGACGCAATAAAAGCTCTCCGGCTCAGCCTGTCACCCAGAGGACGGATGATGCAAAAACCGCAATAACCGCCTGTTTTCAAGAGTTCATCAAGGTTTTTCGTCAGACTGAGGTGCTGCGGAGAGCGGATTTCTCAGGGATGATCAATGCGGTTCGTGGAATGCGAAGAGATTTCACTGCGTTGTCAAATGAAATCCATAATATTCGGGCGGAGCAAAGGCAGACGTTAGATGTGCTCTCTCTTATGGCTGAAAGAATGAATGTCATTCAAATGTATGTGACCGACATGCACAAAAATGACTGA
- the wu:fb97g03 gene encoding uncharacterized protein wu:fb97g03 isoform X1, which yields MADKQNGDEARLPNCEDAATCVDAAGLLTDDNENTSQGKLVTPSGVPGLYVPDKAAAPNNLITEVSVPLSGESTPCDGGVEVMPQDSTRATTAPESNGCKAATLKSGEKRERESDSDNASEIPVKRRLTLSEDTEEETVQDYDARCAELWIDAEIAACEAYEFSQVNRPRQVPRDPRRNKSSPAQPVTQRTDDAKTAITACFQEFIKVFRQTEVLRRADFSGMINAVRGMRRDFTALSNEIHNIRAEQRQTLDVLSLMAERMNVIQMYVTDMHKND from the exons ATGGCGGACAAACAAAACG GTGATGAAGCTCGTCTTCCAAACTGCGAAGACGCTGCAACTTGTG TTGACGCTGCTGGTCTTTTAACAGATGACAATGAGAACACATCTCAAGGTAAGCTTGTTACACCATCAGGTGTCCCTGGGTTGTATGTACCTGATAAAGCAGCAGCCCCGAATAACCTCATAACCGAGGTATCGGTACCTTTGAGTGGTGAGTCCACACCTTGTGACGGAGGTGTTGAAGTAATGCCACAGGATTCTACACGGGCTACAACTGCTCCTGAGTCCAATGGATGCAAAGCGGCCACTTTGAAATCTGGGGAAAAACGGGAGAGGGAGTCGGACTCGGACAACGCTTCTGAGATTCCGGTCAAACGCCGTTTGACACTATCAGAGGACACAGAGGAAGAAA CTGTTCAAGACTACGATGCGAGATGTGCCGAGCTATGGATCGATGCTGAAATAGCAGCGTGTGAAGCGTACGAATTCTCTCAAGTCAACAGACCCCGACAGGTGCCCAGGGACCCAAGACGCAATAAAAGCTCTCCGGCTCAGCCTGTCACCCAGAGGACGGATGATGCAAAAACCGCAATAACCGCCTGTTTTCAAGAGTTCATCAAGGTTTTTCGTCAGACTGAGGTGCTGCGGAGAGCGGATTTCTCAGGGATGATCAATGCGGTTCGTGGAATGCGAAGAGATTTCACTGCGTTGTCAAATGAAATCCATAATATTCGGGCGGAGCAAAGGCAGACGTTAGATGTGCTCTCTCTTATGGCTGAAAGAATGAATGTCATTCAAATGTATGTGACCGACATGCACAAAAATGACTGA
- the wu:fb97g03 gene encoding uncharacterized protein wu:fb97g03 isoform X3: MADKQNGDEARLPNCEDAATCGVPGLYVPDKAAAPNNLITEVSVPLSGESTPCDGGVEVMPQDSTRATTAPESNGCKAATLKSGEKRERESDSDNASEIPVKRRLTLSEDTEEETVQDYDARCAELWIDAEIAACEAYEFSQVNRPRQVPRDPRRNKSSPAQPVTQRTDDAKTAITACFQEFIKVFRQTEVLRRADFSGMINAVRGMRRDFTALSNEIHNIRAEQRQTLDVLSLMAERMNVIQMYVTDMHKND; the protein is encoded by the exons ATGGCGGACAAACAAAACG GTGATGAAGCTCGTCTTCCAAACTGCGAAGACGCTGCAACTTGTG GTGTCCCTGGGTTGTATGTACCTGATAAAGCAGCAGCCCCGAATAACCTCATAACCGAGGTATCGGTACCTTTGAGTGGTGAGTCCACACCTTGTGACGGAGGTGTTGAAGTAATGCCACAGGATTCTACACGGGCTACAACTGCTCCTGAGTCCAATGGATGCAAAGCGGCCACTTTGAAATCTGGGGAAAAACGGGAGAGGGAGTCGGACTCGGACAACGCTTCTGAGATTCCGGTCAAACGCCGTTTGACACTATCAGAGGACACAGAGGAAGAAA CTGTTCAAGACTACGATGCGAGATGTGCCGAGCTATGGATCGATGCTGAAATAGCAGCGTGTGAAGCGTACGAATTCTCTCAAGTCAACAGACCCCGACAGGTGCCCAGGGACCCAAGACGCAATAAAAGCTCTCCGGCTCAGCCTGTCACCCAGAGGACGGATGATGCAAAAACCGCAATAACCGCCTGTTTTCAAGAGTTCATCAAGGTTTTTCGTCAGACTGAGGTGCTGCGGAGAGCGGATTTCTCAGGGATGATCAATGCGGTTCGTGGAATGCGAAGAGATTTCACTGCGTTGTCAAATGAAATCCATAATATTCGGGCGGAGCAAAGGCAGACGTTAGATGTGCTCTCTCTTATGGCTGAAAGAATGAATGTCATTCAAATGTATGTGACCGACATGCACAAAAATGACTGA